The following are from one region of the Rhodopirellula sp. P2 genome:
- a CDS encoding IS91 family transposase: MVAGETTADVSAAPREQRNLGDQQPKLSLAEILRLGAAGAVDDSTCPQVQSVLAKISLCRTHVMGGRKFQCRDCDEVTSLYNSCGDRHCPTCSGGKRVDFNDKASNLILPGVTYYQVVFTLPSELSELALANREEMADLLVGSAWKSLSTQIKAEQDYDPAAISVLHTWNQKLEAHWHVHLLVPGEGPSLSGSTWKQATAPPDAKNSDGFHLVRAAALRETYRTKAIAKLRRLRRAGKLKLGGKFEHLQENEHWDAFIEKLESKNWVAFIQPPPAATSSATQVVNYLTRYLTGGPISNHRITSANGREVTFLAREGTRTGGERQQVPITLKTSDFIRRWCLHIQPDQLTKTRYFGGWSNNRHATYSARCQELLESLGRDVSTVDEATCEEEHPDLLCEHCGSDRLELVAQTAKPSWKELMWRESDSCPWWYADLQRESHRKFWAESYGEGFYDWYRETQVESAKGILAEPTRRIQLPLPGFSPVRDHHESYLIDSF; encoded by the coding sequence TTGGTTGCCGGTGAAACAACTGCCGACGTATCAGCCGCCCCAAGAGAACAGCGGAATCTCGGAGACCAACAGCCCAAGCTAAGCCTCGCAGAAATTCTGCGGCTGGGTGCTGCCGGCGCGGTCGACGATTCGACGTGCCCTCAAGTCCAAAGCGTGCTGGCGAAGATCTCTTTGTGCCGCACGCACGTGATGGGAGGACGCAAGTTTCAGTGTCGTGATTGTGACGAGGTCACGTCGCTTTACAACTCGTGCGGCGACCGGCATTGCCCGACCTGTAGCGGTGGCAAGCGAGTGGACTTCAACGACAAAGCATCGAACCTCATTTTGCCGGGAGTCACTTACTATCAAGTGGTCTTCACCCTCCCGAGCGAACTGTCTGAGTTGGCGCTGGCCAATCGAGAAGAGATGGCAGACCTGCTGGTTGGTTCGGCTTGGAAGAGTCTTTCGACCCAGATCAAAGCGGAGCAAGACTACGATCCGGCGGCCATCTCGGTGCTGCATACCTGGAATCAAAAGTTGGAGGCGCATTGGCACGTTCACTTACTGGTTCCTGGCGAAGGCCCGAGTCTCAGCGGTTCAACCTGGAAGCAAGCGACGGCGCCGCCGGATGCCAAGAACTCCGACGGCTTTCACTTGGTCCGTGCTGCCGCACTCCGTGAGACCTACCGAACCAAAGCGATCGCGAAACTGCGACGGCTTCGCCGTGCTGGCAAGCTGAAGCTGGGTGGCAAGTTTGAACATCTCCAAGAAAACGAGCACTGGGATGCATTCATCGAGAAGCTTGAGTCCAAGAACTGGGTGGCCTTCATCCAGCCGCCTCCGGCCGCCACGAGCAGCGCGACCCAGGTGGTCAATTACTTGACGCGTTATCTGACCGGCGGTCCGATCAGCAACCACCGAATCACTTCAGCCAATGGCAGGGAAGTGACGTTCCTGGCCCGAGAAGGAACGCGAACCGGCGGCGAACGGCAACAAGTTCCGATCACCCTGAAGACGAGCGACTTTATTCGTCGCTGGTGTCTTCACATCCAGCCGGACCAACTGACCAAGACACGCTACTTCGGTGGCTGGTCCAACAACCGGCACGCGACCTATTCGGCTCGATGCCAGGAGTTGCTCGAGTCACTTGGACGCGATGTGTCAACGGTCGACGAAGCGACGTGCGAAGAGGAGCATCCCGACTTGCTGTGCGAGCACTGCGGCAGTGACCGATTGGAGCTGGTCGCTCAGACGGCGAAGCCATCTTGGAAAGAACTGATGTGGCGAGAGAGCGACAGTTGCCCGTGGTGGTATGCCGACCTGCAACGCGAATCGCATCGGAAGTTCTGGGCGGAGTCCTATGGGGAGGGATTTTACGATTGGTACAGGGAAACTCAGGTAGAAAGTGCAAAGGGAATCTTGGCGGAACCAACTCGCCGGATTCAGCTACCGCTGCCAGGATTTTCGCCGGTTCGAGACCATCATGAGTCGTATCTGATAGACTCGTTCTAG
- a CDS encoding ribonuclease E inhibitor RraB, with protein MLRWLRHKIASLDETANADWEIEPYLTNNVKTLLEIAHQEGDTLKYPRVVRHLLTFPDRGLAFSFRDSVPRDWATTVSKRDDGDEWQCACEREWAPSFADLVLDTHRLWTLALAVHPTLWAYTGMHHETGDYFWYVAPPLLEYD; from the coding sequence ATGCTGCGATGGCTTCGCCACAAAATTGCGTCACTCGACGAAACCGCCAACGCTGACTGGGAGATTGAGCCATATCTCACGAACAACGTTAAGACATTGCTAGAGATCGCACACCAAGAAGGCGACACGCTTAAATACCCACGAGTCGTACGTCACCTCCTTACCTTTCCGGACCGTGGTCTGGCCTTTTCGTTTCGCGACTCGGTTCCACGCGATTGGGCCACGACTGTGTCGAAACGCGACGATGGTGACGAATGGCAATGTGCATGCGAGCGAGAATGGGCCCCATCATTTGCCGATCTGGTGCTGGATACGCACCGGTTGTGGACTCTTGCACTGGCAGTTCATCCAACACTGTGGGCATATACCGGCATGCACCATGAAACCGGCGATTACTTTTGGTACGTTGCTCCACCCTTGCTGGAATACGACTGA
- a CDS encoding DUF6999 family protein, with the protein MPTMHRFPYINPYVNDVFAKETSHWDFVFLRPLLLVAYFFIRTVLFPFKFVFHRVPYGFEAYAIDLTMTWGMKYLAKTDAAELFLRHVQIEPILYRHVLARQNADPPREVRKLNGIDGDFSVENLPTAVHNNMTIGHDLLSYELVDRFDKQAFLDNLDYIRSRRPLDHQQFSKEALNANRAHSWQVLGATNIVLLIVTTITVFGDLKTTMSALNSFSSDSILLWCLKRIYASDQEIQVDLDFFMQEVSNRGHYHSSAFFSNPSQYLYYHIVFDEVVYDMLCNRPPSTKQ; encoded by the coding sequence ATGCCCACGATGCACCGCTTTCCGTACATCAACCCATACGTCAACGATGTATTCGCGAAAGAAACATCGCACTGGGATTTTGTCTTTCTGCGACCATTGTTGTTGGTCGCCTACTTCTTCATCCGCACGGTCCTGTTCCCATTCAAGTTCGTTTTTCACCGGGTCCCGTATGGATTTGAGGCCTACGCGATCGACCTAACGATGACCTGGGGAATGAAGTACTTGGCGAAAACGGATGCGGCGGAACTGTTTTTGCGGCACGTGCAAATCGAGCCCATCCTCTATCGTCATGTGCTCGCCCGCCAGAACGCTGATCCTCCGCGAGAAGTGAGGAAGCTGAACGGCATCGATGGCGATTTTTCGGTTGAAAATCTACCCACCGCCGTCCACAACAACATGACCATCGGGCACGACTTGTTGTCGTATGAGTTGGTGGATCGTTTCGACAAGCAAGCGTTCCTGGACAATCTCGACTACATCCGCAGCCGCCGACCGCTCGACCATCAACAATTCAGCAAAGAGGCGCTGAACGCAAACCGAGCGCACTCTTGGCAGGTTCTCGGCGCAACCAACATCGTTCTGTTGATCGTGACAACGATCACCGTCTTCGGTGATTTGAAGACCACGATGAGTGCCCTGAATTCGTTCAGTTCGGACTCCATTCTGCTGTGGTGTCTGAAACGGATCTATGCGAGCGACCAAGAAATCCAAGTGGATTTGGATTTTTTCATGCAAGAAGTCAGCAACCGCGGGCACTACCACAGCAGTGCATTCTTCTCCAATCCGAGCCAGTACCTGTACTACCACATCGTCTTTGACGAAGTCGTGTATGACATGCTGTGCAACCGACCGCCAAGTACAAAGCAGTGA
- a CDS encoding PSD1 and planctomycete cytochrome C domain-containing protein → MPSLFRLFVLPLFVLAMGSVVPGLLWADKVDFVDDVRPILQQHCYSCHGEEKQRSGLRVDIKSEAFKGGDGWGPLVVAGEPEDSPLIEWVTSDDENSRMPPEGDPLSSSEIAVLTDWVEQGADWPDGVDEAVLEDRMDHWAFQPVVMPDIPRVSKVDWPRGPVDRMVLDRLEQEGLSPSPPADPVVWLRRVTFDLTGLPPTPSEVNDFRKRIEHGEEAYCEVVERLLNSPRYGERWAQHWLDVVRYADTHGFEVNTERPNAWPYRDYVIESMNKDTPYDQFIKEQIVGDALGRDRATGFLVTASVLLPGQIGADEPSKRLARQDSLDEIVNNVSQTFLGLSVGCARCHDHKFDPISAKDYYSMQAFVAGVEYKDRELKTPESEALKKQAGVWAKRVTEIDEQLSLFVPLARPKPADGSPVRATNARENTETFEPLEAKFIRFTIHDSNLHPSLGLIAPCIDEFEIYTDEAEPRNVALASLGAQATASGSVESSNHKLIHLNDGKYGNSSSWMSDTNGTGWVMFELPEPMRIGKVVWGRDRLGKLTDRLATSYTLEARVSEDELTTLAHLEPRRRSVQAKRNTDRITPVRANRLRFTVLATNRLEPCLDELEVFNTEGENVALASRGTLVKTSGDNLVANRHDPRFINDGRYGNSSSWMSSEDGKGWVELQFTTEQEIERVVWGRDREGRYDDRLATEYLIETALDQDWRRIADSMDRVVWEAGAKPSAEFLLGGLTPDETRLASGLQKEKTELEKKIRESENGPSVFAGTFRKPDDIHLLNRGDPEQPREAVVPAVLSSLGDVQLSAKTPEQERRQALADWIARPDNPLTARVMANRIWQWHFGVGFVDTPNDFGRNGSQPTHPELLDWLALELIRGDWSIKHMHRVIVLSSTYRQSTQHNEQAAANDADVRWLWRYPSRRLDGEAIRDSILAVNGRLDRSMGGRGFSLFNKRGGLSGFVPVESFQGEGLRRMIYAHKVRRERDAVFGAFDCPDGGQSAARRIESTTPIQALNLFNSPFTIEQAKAFADLLQEQAKDDVSQQVQQAYWVGLNREPSDEELSDAVSVVREFGLETFCRALFNCNEFLFLP, encoded by the coding sequence ATGCCTAGCCTCTTCCGCCTGTTTGTCTTGCCACTCTTCGTTCTCGCAATGGGGAGTGTGGTTCCCGGACTCCTGTGGGCGGACAAGGTGGACTTTGTTGATGACGTTCGGCCGATTTTGCAGCAGCATTGCTATTCCTGTCATGGAGAGGAAAAGCAGCGGAGTGGATTGCGAGTGGACATCAAGTCAGAGGCCTTCAAGGGAGGCGATGGCTGGGGGCCATTGGTGGTCGCAGGCGAACCCGAAGACAGTCCGTTGATCGAGTGGGTGACCAGCGATGATGAGAATTCTCGAATGCCACCCGAAGGCGATCCTTTGTCATCGTCAGAAATCGCGGTCCTGACGGACTGGGTCGAGCAAGGCGCCGACTGGCCCGACGGAGTCGATGAGGCAGTGTTGGAAGATCGCATGGACCATTGGGCGTTCCAGCCGGTCGTGATGCCGGACATTCCTCGGGTTTCAAAGGTTGATTGGCCGCGCGGCCCCGTCGATCGAATGGTCCTGGACCGATTGGAACAGGAAGGACTGTCGCCTTCGCCGCCAGCAGACCCCGTGGTTTGGTTGCGTCGTGTGACGTTTGACTTGACTGGATTGCCTCCCACGCCGAGCGAGGTGAACGACTTTCGAAAGCGCATCGAGCACGGTGAAGAGGCGTACTGCGAAGTGGTGGAGCGGTTGCTGAATTCCCCTCGCTACGGTGAACGCTGGGCACAGCACTGGCTGGATGTGGTTCGCTACGCAGACACGCATGGTTTTGAGGTCAACACCGAACGACCGAATGCCTGGCCGTACCGCGATTATGTGATTGAGTCGATGAACAAGGACACGCCCTACGATCAGTTCATCAAAGAGCAGATCGTGGGAGACGCCTTGGGGCGGGATCGGGCCACCGGATTCCTGGTCACCGCTTCCGTCCTGTTGCCTGGCCAGATTGGTGCCGACGAGCCTTCGAAACGATTGGCTCGGCAGGACTCGCTCGATGAGATCGTCAACAATGTTTCGCAAACGTTTCTTGGATTGAGCGTCGGTTGTGCGCGGTGCCACGATCACAAGTTCGATCCGATCTCGGCCAAAGACTACTACAGCATGCAGGCGTTTGTGGCGGGGGTCGAGTACAAGGATCGTGAGTTGAAGACGCCCGAATCCGAAGCACTCAAAAAACAGGCGGGCGTCTGGGCGAAACGGGTGACGGAAATTGATGAGCAGCTCTCTCTGTTTGTTCCCCTCGCCCGGCCGAAACCCGCGGACGGATCGCCGGTTCGCGCCACCAACGCTCGTGAGAACACCGAGACCTTTGAGCCGTTGGAAGCAAAATTCATTCGGTTCACGATCCACGATTCCAACTTGCATCCCAGCCTTGGTCTGATCGCCCCCTGCATTGATGAGTTCGAGATCTACACCGACGAAGCGGAACCACGAAATGTTGCTTTGGCTTCCTTGGGCGCTCAAGCAACCGCGTCGGGGAGCGTGGAGTCCAGCAATCACAAGTTGATCCATCTCAACGACGGCAAGTACGGGAATTCGAGCAGCTGGATGTCCGACACCAATGGCACGGGGTGGGTGATGTTTGAATTGCCGGAACCGATGCGGATTGGGAAAGTGGTTTGGGGGCGCGACCGTCTGGGAAAGCTGACGGATCGACTTGCGACGTCCTACACCTTGGAAGCGCGAGTCTCGGAGGACGAGCTGACAACGTTGGCTCATCTCGAACCGCGTCGCAGATCCGTTCAAGCGAAGAGGAACACCGATCGGATCACCCCGGTGCGAGCCAATCGCTTGCGTTTCACCGTCTTGGCAACCAATCGATTGGAACCCTGCTTGGATGAGTTGGAAGTCTTCAACACAGAGGGCGAGAACGTTGCCTTGGCGAGCAGGGGGACCTTGGTCAAGACATCTGGTGACAACCTGGTCGCGAACCGTCACGACCCGCGTTTCATCAACGACGGTCGGTACGGCAACTCGAGTTCGTGGATGTCCAGTGAAGACGGCAAGGGCTGGGTCGAACTGCAATTCACTACTGAGCAGGAAATCGAGCGGGTCGTGTGGGGACGGGACCGTGAGGGGCGATACGATGATCGCTTGGCGACCGAGTACCTCATCGAAACGGCCCTCGATCAAGATTGGCGGCGGATCGCTGACTCCATGGACCGTGTGGTTTGGGAAGCCGGTGCCAAGCCATCTGCTGAGTTCCTCCTGGGCGGATTGACGCCCGATGAGACCCGGTTGGCCAGCGGCCTGCAGAAAGAGAAGACCGAACTCGAAAAGAAGATTCGTGAAAGCGAAAATGGTCCCTCGGTGTTCGCGGGAACGTTTCGCAAACCCGATGACATTCACTTGTTGAATCGAGGCGATCCAGAGCAACCCAGGGAAGCGGTGGTTCCCGCGGTGCTGAGTTCGTTGGGCGACGTGCAACTTTCTGCCAAGACTCCCGAACAGGAACGCCGGCAAGCATTGGCCGATTGGATTGCGCGGCCCGACAATCCGCTGACGGCGCGCGTGATGGCGAATCGAATTTGGCAGTGGCATTTTGGTGTCGGCTTTGTCGACACACCAAACGATTTCGGTCGGAATGGATCGCAGCCCACGCACCCAGAACTGTTGGACTGGCTCGCTTTGGAATTGATTCGTGGTGATTGGTCGATCAAACACATGCATCGCGTGATCGTGTTGTCCTCCACCTATCGCCAATCGACTCAGCACAACGAGCAGGCGGCTGCGAACGACGCCGACGTGCGGTGGTTGTGGCGTTACCCGTCGCGACGCCTCGATGGCGAAGCGATTCGGGATTCCATCTTGGCAGTCAACGGTCGGCTCGACCGGAGCATGGGCGGACGCGGTTTCAGCCTGTTCAACAAACGAGGTGGCTTGTCCGGGTTTGTTCCTGTGGAGTCGTTCCAAGGCGAGGGACTGCGACGGATGATCTATGCCCACAAAGTGCGTCGTGAGCGGGATGCCGTGTTTGGCGCGTTTGATTGTCCCGACGGCGGACAGAGCGCCGCTCGCCGGATCGAGTCGACAACGCCCATTCAGGCTCTCAATCTGTTCAACAGTCCCTTCACGATCGAACAGGCGAAAGCATTCGCGGACCTGCTGCAAGAGCAGGCCAAGGACGATGTCAGCCAACAGGTCCAGCAAGCCTACTGGGTGGGGCTCAACCGGGAACCGTCTGACGAAGAATTGTCAGACGCCGTGTCCGTTGTTCGCGAATTTGGGTTGGAGACGTTTTGTCGAGCCTTGTTCAACTGCAATGAATTCTTGTTTCTCCCTTGA
- a CDS encoding ISAzo13 family transposase, whose amino-acid sequence MDSETPEEANLIECLEFRTAGDPDEEDIIYTDLSPQDLSERLAKMGTPVGKDAIAQWLDDAGIRRRQIRKDIPGGEHPDRDCQFERIAELVSQYETAGEPWFSIDTKAKEHLGLLYRKGRVRGNRSFEAFDHDFPSWADGALIPHGIFDPKANLGHINLGLSRDTSEFACESFRRFWNKFGHRRYPDATSILLTCDGGGSNSASKYIFKYDLERLSDAIGLPIRIAHYPPYCSKYNQIERRFFPHIGRACSGMLFDCLDTAVSLMRGAKTRTGLRTTVAVIKRVFETGRTATQDMKDNLTIVYDDLLPKWNYVANPRT is encoded by the coding sequence ATCGATTCCGAAACGCCGGAAGAAGCCAACCTGATCGAGTGCCTCGAGTTCCGTACCGCCGGAGACCCCGACGAAGAGGACATCATTTACACCGACTTGTCGCCGCAGGATCTGTCGGAGCGTCTGGCGAAGATGGGAACCCCCGTGGGCAAAGACGCGATCGCTCAGTGGCTCGATGACGCGGGAATCCGTCGACGGCAAATTCGCAAAGACATCCCTGGCGGCGAACATCCCGACCGAGACTGCCAGTTTGAACGCATCGCCGAACTGGTCTCGCAATACGAAACAGCCGGCGAGCCCTGGTTCTCGATCGACACCAAAGCGAAGGAGCATTTGGGGCTTCTGTATCGTAAGGGGCGAGTTCGCGGCAACCGTTCGTTCGAAGCGTTTGATCATGACTTTCCTTCCTGGGCCGATGGCGCTTTGATCCCACACGGGATCTTTGACCCGAAGGCCAATTTGGGGCATATCAACCTGGGACTGTCCCGCGACACAAGCGAATTTGCCTGTGAGTCGTTCAGGCGTTTTTGGAACAAGTTCGGCCACCGACGTTATCCGGACGCGACGTCGATTCTGCTGACTTGTGACGGGGGCGGCAGCAATTCAGCGAGCAAGTACATCTTCAAATACGACCTGGAGCGACTGAGTGATGCGATCGGTTTGCCGATTCGCATTGCTCACTATCCACCGTACTGTTCGAAGTACAACCAGATCGAGCGCCGCTTCTTTCCGCACATCGGACGGGCGTGCAGTGGAATGCTGTTTGATTGTCTCGACACGGCCGTGTCGCTGATGCGCGGGGCGAAGACGAGAACTGGACTGCGAACGACCGTCGCTGTCATCAAACGCGTCTTTGAAACCGGAAGGACTGCCACCCAAGATATGAAAGACAACCTAACAATCGTCTACGATGATCTTCTGCCAAAGTGGAACTATGTTGCAAATCCACGAACGTGA
- a CDS encoding 3-oxoacyl-[acyl-carrier-protein] synthase III C-terminal domain-containing protein, with product MGNIPGEKEVMRQVLRMNGIVGRHYAQDTHQTPTHDVYELGTLAAMHCLDSSPLQVSPSYLAAGTTHCPLSGPGLSSIIHRRLADRDYLNRPAEISSHSGICTSSSAAFVGAVRAVKSGDHDAALCLGTEHASEILKSTRIRPTDDRDDHVDLRTSQWFMSVFLRFMLSDGAGAFLLQNQPSATAASLQVNWTHSVSFAHAAPLCMKLENETGLLTQDVKILSRYMFELGGRAFSQSLQQHGESLDEYAMILPHMSSFFFRRKMERVIASHCANTSAPVPYWTNLADVGNTGAASIYVMLDHYLRSKTLRAGERLLLFIPESGQFNFVLVSLTVVLP from the coding sequence TTGGGGAACATCCCCGGCGAAAAGGAAGTGATGCGGCAAGTGCTGCGAATGAATGGGATTGTCGGGCGGCACTACGCTCAGGACACACACCAGACTCCGACGCATGACGTTTATGAATTGGGGACTCTGGCGGCCATGCATTGCTTGGACTCCAGCCCCCTCCAAGTCTCACCCAGCTACCTGGCCGCGGGCACAACCCACTGTCCACTTTCAGGTCCAGGCCTGAGCTCCATCATTCATCGTCGATTGGCTGATCGAGATTATCTCAACCGGCCCGCCGAAATCAGTTCCCACTCAGGAATTTGCACGTCGTCTTCAGCCGCCTTCGTGGGTGCGGTGCGGGCCGTGAAGTCAGGCGACCATGACGCGGCCCTCTGTCTGGGAACCGAACACGCATCTGAGATTCTGAAGTCAACCAGGATCCGACCGACCGACGACCGAGACGATCACGTTGATCTGAGGACCAGCCAGTGGTTCATGTCGGTGTTTTTGAGATTCATGTTGTCCGATGGTGCGGGAGCGTTCTTGCTCCAGAACCAACCATCGGCGACCGCTGCCTCCTTGCAGGTGAACTGGACGCACAGCGTTTCCTTCGCTCATGCGGCCCCGCTGTGCATGAAGCTGGAAAACGAAACGGGATTGCTCACCCAAGATGTCAAGATTTTGTCGCGATACATGTTTGAACTCGGTGGTCGCGCGTTCTCGCAGTCGCTCCAGCAACATGGGGAATCGCTCGACGAATACGCGATGATTCTGCCACACATGTCCTCGTTCTTCTTTCGACGCAAAATGGAACGAGTGATCGCCAGTCATTGCGCCAACACCTCGGCGCCGGTGCCCTACTGGACCAACCTCGCCGACGTTGGCAACACCGGTGCCGCCAGCATCTACGTGATGCTCGATCACTACCTGCGTTCAAAAACACTCCGGGCGGGTGAGCGATTGCTGTTATTCATCCCCGAATCTGGCCAGTTCAATTTCGTTCTGGTGAGCCTGACCGTGGTGTTGCCGTGA
- a CDS encoding tyrosine-type recombinase/integrase, translating into MAPSEEHSCKLTRRMAEDMLIRNMAPATIKAYTYHARRFAGFIGKPLGEATVEDVRTFQLYLIQEKKVAYSSFNQAVCALRFLYTHTIRVPWPVTMVPFGKRPKTLPIVLSRHEIDKLLQCTANLKHRTFLMTLYSAGLRFSEAAHLRIADIDSDRMMIHVRHAKGAKDRLVPLSPRLLTELRVYWKKYRPTDLLFPGNSATKTYADTSIQKAMKRSAEKAGIKKRVYPHVLRHSYATGLLEAGVDLLTISKLLGHASFVTTMVYLHCRREHLHSVPSPLDWLPVKQLPTYQPPQENSGISETNSPS; encoded by the coding sequence ATGGCTCCCTCCGAAGAACATTCTTGCAAGCTGACTCGCCGAATGGCTGAGGACATGCTCATCCGAAACATGGCCCCCGCAACCATCAAGGCTTACACCTATCACGCCAGAAGGTTTGCCGGGTTCATCGGTAAACCGCTCGGCGAAGCAACCGTCGAAGACGTTAGAACCTTCCAGCTTTACCTGATCCAAGAGAAGAAGGTCGCCTATAGCTCATTCAACCAAGCGGTTTGCGCGCTACGGTTTCTGTACACGCACACCATCCGGGTCCCTTGGCCCGTCACGATGGTTCCTTTCGGGAAACGGCCCAAGACCTTGCCGATCGTGCTCAGTCGCCACGAAATCGACAAGCTGCTTCAATGCACCGCCAACCTGAAACACCGAACCTTTCTGATGACGCTGTACTCGGCGGGGCTCCGGTTCTCCGAAGCGGCCCACTTGAGGATCGCCGACATCGACTCGGATCGGATGATGATTCACGTCCGACACGCCAAGGGAGCCAAGGATCGACTGGTGCCGCTCTCGCCAAGGCTCTTGACCGAGTTGAGGGTTTACTGGAAGAAGTACAGGCCGACCGACTTGCTGTTCCCCGGCAACTCAGCGACCAAGACCTACGCCGACACGTCGATTCAAAAAGCGATGAAGCGGTCTGCCGAGAAAGCGGGAATCAAGAAACGAGTGTATCCGCATGTGCTCAGGCACTCTTACGCGACCGGACTGCTCGAAGCGGGCGTGGACTTGCTGACGATCAGCAAGTTGCTCGGGCACGCCAGTTTCGTCACGACGATGGTTTATCTGCACTGCCGACGAGAGCACCTGCACAGCGTCCCCAGTCCACTGGATTGGTTGCCGGTGAAACAACTGCCGACGTATCAGCCGCCCCAAGAGAACAGCGGAATCTCGGAGACCAACAGCCCAAGCTAA
- a CDS encoding FAD-dependent oxidoreductase, producing the protein MSDHSSLAPVGSQSANPKLRPRLAIVGCGSSGLVTLKNARDQLPDWDIVCFEKSDRITGCWGNPSPGFVSTSTKYTTQFACYPLFDDGVSGDGVSDYRDFFCDGEYGEYLESFATAFSLHSSIQCQTQVDQIHYIESSQEWQLKTRCLKTTTSPQRTDIFQAVIICTGLAARARTIPPSGAQPADHTSPNPQTARVLHDTRQIDQIQNQTVVVIGGGESAVDFADRLSRPERNNRVYLSLKSGIRVSPRYHTIHGVPSDFLRNRLMLSIHPNLRNWIGERFVKARIRYSDTFRRWFPTRTEPPDQASDTQTDRERKKNEWALRLTRAAKDDLFNMFHNKSDRFLDSVAGDRISIIGPSADSLNTYFDFESERTREIHPDIVVPAIGYESCLHALTDSEIQLSDFYLGCCHRRFRNLFLVGFARPIIGNVPTISEMQAKLAVKLLSGACSLPADLSRQHDRDTTDQQTRFGKLNLAAIYPVEMIPYCDRLSRLIGDYPSIKRCGSIWAWFRVQLAASTTMHYELDDRTTRSRLSQAKVFMPPLFIVLLLMLKPVDWTYRLLRWRRKRTTRA; encoded by the coding sequence GTGAGCGACCACTCGTCGCTTGCACCGGTTGGCTCGCAGTCAGCGAATCCGAAGCTGAGACCACGTTTGGCAATCGTCGGTTGCGGGAGCAGCGGATTGGTAACGCTCAAGAACGCTCGCGATCAGTTGCCTGATTGGGACATCGTCTGCTTTGAAAAGTCAGATCGAATCACGGGCTGCTGGGGCAATCCCTCTCCCGGATTCGTTTCGACTTCGACCAAGTACACGACGCAGTTTGCCTGCTATCCATTGTTCGATGACGGCGTCTCGGGTGATGGGGTGTCCGACTACCGAGACTTTTTCTGCGACGGTGAGTACGGCGAGTACCTGGAATCCTTCGCGACCGCGTTCTCGCTTCATTCATCGATCCAGTGCCAGACGCAAGTCGACCAAATCCACTACATCGAATCCTCGCAGGAGTGGCAACTCAAAACTCGCTGTCTCAAAACCACCACCAGCCCCCAACGCACCGACATCTTCCAAGCGGTGATCATCTGCACTGGCTTGGCAGCTCGAGCGAGGACCATTCCGCCATCCGGTGCCCAACCTGCTGATCACACCAGCCCCAATCCCCAAACAGCAAGGGTGCTCCACGACACCCGACAGATCGATCAAATCCAGAATCAAACGGTCGTCGTGATTGGCGGAGGTGAATCGGCAGTTGACTTCGCCGACCGGTTGTCACGCCCGGAACGGAACAATCGTGTTTACCTTTCGCTGAAATCAGGCATTCGGGTCAGCCCTCGGTACCATACCATTCACGGCGTCCCCTCAGACTTTTTGCGCAATCGCCTGATGCTCTCGATCCATCCGAACCTACGCAATTGGATCGGGGAACGATTCGTGAAGGCACGCATTCGTTACTCAGACACCTTTCGCCGATGGTTCCCAACCCGCACCGAACCCCCTGATCAAGCAAGCGATACACAAACCGATCGAGAACGGAAGAAGAACGAATGGGCGCTGCGACTGACGCGAGCCGCCAAGGATGACTTGTTCAATATGTTCCATAACAAGAGCGACCGCTTTCTCGACTCCGTCGCCGGGGATCGCATTTCGATCATTGGTCCCTCAGCCGATTCATTGAACACCTACTTTGATTTCGAAAGCGAGCGGACTCGGGAAATCCATCCGGACATCGTCGTCCCCGCGATCGGATACGAATCTTGCTTGCACGCGCTGACTGACTCCGAAATCCAGCTGAGCGACTTCTACCTTGGCTGTTGCCATCGCAGATTCCGGAACCTCTTTTTGGTTGGGTTTGCCCGCCCCATCATCGGCAACGTTCCAACCATCAGCGAGATGCAAGCGAAGTTGGCTGTCAAGCTGCTCTCAGGAGCTTGTTCCCTGCCAGCCGATCTTTCCCGTCAGCATGATCGAGACACGACCGATCAACAGACGCGATTTGGCAAACTCAATCTGGCAGCAATCTATCCCGTGGAGATGATTCCGTATTGTGATCGGCTTTCAAGACTCATCGGCGACTACCCCAGCATCAAACGGTGTGGTTCGATCTGGGCCTGGTTCCGAGTCCAACTGGCCGCGTCAACCACGATGCACTATGAGCTGGATGATCGCACCACTCGATCACGTTTGAGCCAGGCAAAGGTGTTCATGCCACCTCTCTTCATCGTCCTGTTGCTGATGCTCAAGCCGGTTGATTGGACGTATCGATTGCTCCGGTGGCGAAGAAAAAGGACAACGAGGGCTTGA